The sequence below is a genomic window from Bacilli bacterium.
CGCCTTTCCTTCCGATTGGATGCGGTCCGTTATGATGCGTACCTGTACACCGCGCATTTTCGCTTTTTTCAACGCATCAATTACATCCGGATATGTCAAACTATAAATGGCTAAATCCAATGTGGATTTGGCGGAATCGATCACGTCGATCAGCAATTTTTCCGGCTGTTGGCCCGCTTGCGTGAATGCCCACTGCAAATTGTCTTTCGGCACGTCCGCCGAAGTTGTCCATTTTGCATAAACGACGCCGCCCAATGCGACGGAAACGATGACTGCCAGTAAACCGGGTAATTTCCATGATTTTTTCATCGGGGCGCCTCCACGCACAAGTTGCTTTCATGACGAAAAATCCCCGCTAGCGGCAAGTAGCGGGGATCATCCTTCATAAATTTGGACTTTTTCATATCCTATTAGTCCGCAGCATCATCGTTGGGTGATGGGCCCTGCAGGACTCGAACCTGCGACCAATCGGTTATGAGCCGACCGCTCTAACCAACTGAGCTAAAGGCCCTTATGACCAGGCGCCAATACAGGAGCCGAAAAATTTGGTTGCGGGGGCAGGATTTGAACCTGCGGCCTTCGGGTTATGAGCCCGACGAGCTACCGGACTGCTCCACCCCGCGGCGACAGTGATTACTATACACCAAACAACAGCTTCAAGTCAAGCGCGAGCAGCCCATTTCAAGTATGCCGGTCACGGGATGTACCGCACGCCATAACGTCCTTTTCGCGACTGGAACACTTCCACTTCCCGCGGACTGTCATATCCGTAAATCCACCAATCTTCCTCCATGCGTTTTACCAAACAGCCCGCTTGAAATTTGCTATTGTACAATTTTCCCCAATATACCCATTTGGACATGGCGTCTGCCCTCCGTAAATCAACATTATGCCTATAGCATATCCACTTTCGCCTGCCTTCAATGGAAAAAGGACGCCCCGCCAAAAATTGGCCAAGGGCGTCTGCTGTTACACGGCGTTTTCTTTTGAATTGTCCGTGAATTCGTTAGCAAAGCGTTCCGCTTCGTCGCGGGTGTGGTGCGCGATTCGGCTGGAGGCTGATGCCGCAATGCCGGCGACAAGATCGTCAAGAAATGTATGAATGCCGTTGCCAGCTTTGGTGTCCAATTTTTTGATGATTCCTACTTTGTGTTTATCCAGGTGTCCGAAAGTGGTTACCGCGATGCTGCCGTAACCGAGCACGGAGCCCAATGCCAGCGTCTCATCGCAGCCGAACAAACTTTCGTCGTTTGCAACCAGAGATTGCAGCGGTTCGGACAACAATCCTTTCTCCGCCAACCGGTCAAGTTCGATGCCGACGAGTAGCGCGTGCTGCACTTCGCGTTTTTCCAAAACCGCGTGTACACTTTCGATACAGTCCTCTAGCGTCAAATTGCGATTGTAGGGCGCCTGCATCTCCAATGCGATCTTTGCGACGTCTTCGACGGCAACTCCGCGTTGCGCCAGCTGTTGCAGCGCCGCCGTTTTGACCTCGTTGCTTGGAACGATCCGTTTATTCATCCCCTCATCTCCTCAGTCAGAAACACCGATTACCCGAAGCGAAACCGGATGTAACCATTATAACATGCCGCAAGAAAAATTACCGCGCAATTACGCTCGTTTTGTTTTTCCCCATAATAACCGCTTCCGGCGGCGCGTCAGGATTTTCCTTGATTTTCTGCAAAATGACGTTGCCTTCACTCTGCCATTCGCCAAGCGCCTGTTTTACCGACTTTTGGCCCTGCAGCGCCTCCATGAATTTGGATTGTCCGATGTTTTGCGCCTGCCAAATGTTTGGTTTGTCCCGGAAAATCTTGTTGTTGTAAGGATTTTCAACAGGCGTAAGGGCAAAGAAAGCATCGATATTGTAATCCAGCCCTTCCTTCGGCTTGTTCAACTGTTTGCGCGCTACGAGATTATAGGAGCTTTCCGCTTTCAACTGCATCCACTTTTCACTGTTGATAAATTTGATCAGTTCCCATGCGTCATCTTTGTTTTGGGCGTTGGCGGCAATGCTCATGACGCCGTTGTACCAAATGTTTCCGCCGACTTGCGGATTGTCGGGATGCGTCGGCACCGTCACCAAATTCCAGCGGATCGGGTCCATATTCTCAATGCTGCCTGCCGTGATCGCTTTGTTTGCATTGATCAAATCATTGAGTTCGCCATTTTGGATAATCGTCATGGCCACCCTGCCGGAAAGAAAATTGTCGTAACTGAACGGGCCCGGCCTTCCCTCTCCCGCTGCCATCTTCATCATTTCTTGTTGGTCCTGTTGGCCCGGAATCACTTTTTCGTTCACCAGCGAAATGATTTTCTCCCAGGCGTTGGCCCATTGATCCGTATCGACGGTCATATGCTCTC
It includes:
- a CDS encoding phosphatidylglycerophosphatase A, whose amino-acid sequence is MNKRIVPSNEVKTAALQQLAQRGVAVEDVAKIALEMQAPYNRNLTLEDCIESVHAVLEKREVQHALLVGIELDRLAEKGLLSEPLQSLVANDESLFGCDETLALGSVLGYGSIAVTTFGHLDKHKVGIIKKLDTKAGNGIHTFLDDLVAGIAASASSRIAHHTRDEAERFANEFTDNSKENAV
- a CDS encoding extracellular solute-binding protein; protein product: MNQAMLRWKKWWAIGMVLLLSVPLLAACGKGNAKEEDQERVLRIASTFDYGSNSDYLRTNFTDIFEFTHPNVKLEFVPLQEDGYQYKQLNPGERPKDPLDLLREVMDGANPPDLIISNGDEIRDLVAENRFAPLDPLITKDKLDLSEFVPAVIEGLKKLSTDGQLYALAPMFSASALIYNEQIFEDAGVGYPTDNMTWDQMFDLAKRVANPEKNIYGFSFNRYVYSDPFNDLMQYTAPLNLRVFDEAGEHMTVDTDQWANAWEKIISLVNEKVIPGQQDQQEMMKMAAGEGRPGPFSYDNFLSGRVAMTIIQNGELNDLINANKAITAGSIENMDPIRWNLVTVPTHPDNPQVGGNIWYNGVMSIAANAQNKDDAWELIKFINSEKWMQLKAESSYNLVARKQLNKPKEGLDYNIDAFFALTPVENPYNNKIFRDKPNIWQAQNIGQSKFMEALQGQKSVKQALGEWQSEGNVILQKIKENPDAPPEAVIMGKNKTSVIAR